Genomic segment of Benincasa hispida cultivar B227 chromosome 1, ASM972705v1, whole genome shotgun sequence:
AAGGGCGTGGTTCGATAAGTTTACTACATTTGTTAAAGCACAAGGGTACAACCAAGGGCACTCAGATTATACACTATTTACGAAACGATCTGATTCCGGGAAGGTTGCTGTTCTcatagtgtatgttgatgatattgtttTGTCCGGTGATGATGAGAGTGAAATTATGAGGCTTAAAATGAGAATGgccaaagaatttgaaattaaagaccttggTAAGCTGAGATACTTCCTGGGAATGGAGGTAGCTCGATCAAGAGAAGGTATTTCAGTCTCGCAAAGAAAATATACACTTGATTTACTCAAAGAGACAGGAATGATTGGCTGTAAACCTGTTGACACACCTGTGGAGTATAATGCAAAACTTGGTGTTACAAACAACGGGGTTCCTGTGAGCAGAGGTTGGTTGGAAAGCTGATCTACCTATCCCATACCAGACCAGACATTTCATATGCAGTAAGCGTTGTGAGCCAGTTTATGCAAGCTCCGTATGAGGAACATATGAATGCAGTTGAGCGTATCCTtcaatctgtctcttatacacatctagatgtgtataagagacagtactAGAGGTTGGTTGGAAAGCTGATCTACCTATCCCATACCAGACCAGATATTTCATATGCAGTAAGCGTTGTGAGCCAGTTTATGCAAACTCCGTATAAGGAACATATGAATGCAGTTGAGCGTATCCTTCAATATTTGAAGGGAACCCCCGGTAAGGGcttaatgtttaaaaaatatggGAAAAGAACGATTGAAGCCTATACAGATTCCGATTGGGTAGGCTCTGTTATTGATAGAAAGTCAACTTCTGGATATTGTACCTTTGTCTGGGGTAATCTTGTCACTTGGCGAAGTAAGAAACAGGGAGTAGTGGCGAGGAGTAGTGCTGAAGCTGAGTACAGGACAATGAATTTgggaatatgtgaagaaatctggttaaATAAGGTGTTGACTGATCTTTACCAAGACAGGGAGCTTCCAATGAAGTTGTTCTGTGATAATAAAGCTGCAATAAACATTGCGAACAACCCAATTCAGCATGACAGAACCAAACATGTAGAGATCGACCgacacttcattaaagaaagaCTGGATAACGAGAGCATTTGTATTCCCTATATTCCGTCTAATCAACAAGTGGCAGATGTTCTCACCAAAGGGCTGCTTAGACCAAATTTTGACCATTGTCTCAGCATGTTGGGTCTTATCAACTTTTATgcaccaacttgagggggagtgttgaaaatagggtttttaCCCTAGGAGTATTTTTGTAATTGTCTCTAACCCTAGGGTTCTCTACAAGTCTATTTATTCACCCTGTTCTCATGTATTCAATGTATtagtttataataataatagaaaagatctgtatcgtggtttttctccctggtctagggtttccacgtaaattttgtgttttttctctattattattttcatcagATAGAATAAAGGAACTCATGTATCAAACATAGACTTGATTTTTAATCTGAAATACAAAATTCTCATCCATATGCCAAAATGCCTCCTAAACTTTTGGAGTCGCAAGAAGGATATCTGGTTGATGAATGTTGGTGAAAGTGAACAATAAGAAATTTTCATTTGTGTAGTTTTTACATCTTGCTGCTTCCTTAACAGATGTGCAAAGCCCCCAAAGGAAAAAAGAATTAGAAAAAGCTGAAGGATCAATTGGTCTGGCCAAGAACATACTCTTATCAAATAACGCAAAAGTTGAAAAAGCTTTGTAGATTATTTATTCACGATAATAAAGTTACATgtccattaaaaataaaaaatatacccTCAAACAGACTCAAGGAGATTCAGCACTGATTCCCTATCAGGCATGCTGGGAATGGCTCCCTTCACTTGAACACAAAGTGAAGCTGCAGCAGCTGTTCAAAGTAAGAAGAAATATCAATCAATTGACATGAAACAAACTTCATTTCTAAGCCGATAAACAGCATGCTGCTTGTCATCTACCGATACAGTCTAATTTTATTGGATCAAGAGTATCATAATGTAAGACACTGATTCCTTATCCCCACCCACCAATAGTGATGATGTTATAAGATAGAGAATGTGTAGAAGGCGTACCAGCAAATTTCAGGCATTCCTCCTTCGACTTTCCTTCAACGAGTGCCACAGCAAAAGATGCGGTGAAAGTATCGCCAGCTCCAGTAGTATCAAGTACTTTTGCGGCTGATATAATGGGTTGCCTGATTGGTTTTTCCCCTTGTTTAAAAAAGGCAGATCCTTTGGCCCCAAGTTTTACAAGAACTTGCTTGACACCCTGAAATCAAGCATTTAGCAAAGTTAAGAGATGGAAAATACACTTGAGATCTGATCATGATCTCTGACGATGGATTAATTCCATAGATCAAATCCATGAAAAACAGCCTAAACACTAAGTCCATGATATTATAAATTACCAGCAATTCGTTAAGActagaaaaacaaatttaaatttaaaatagagaGAATTCATCTGAGACAAAAACAATGATATCAAGGAAAGCTTTCTCCAATGTATGGGTGACTCAccattttatagcatttttctACAGCTTGTCCAATTTGTTCAAAACTTTCAGTTGGGCATCCTGTCAGGCGACTTAGCTCGCTTTCATTTGGACTAAAAATATCAACATGGTCAAGCAGTTCTTGTGGGATAGGAGCGTCGACTCCTCCAGCATCCAAAATAACTGGAACTCCAGCACTCCTGGCAGCCTGCAGCCATTATTTCTAGTcagatcaatttttttttatagataagaaacaattttattgatgaatgaaataatTCAAAAGTTTGAGCTAATATGGCGAGGCCCAAGGACTTGGAGCACATCTTTTGTTATTTCCACTGCTTGAAGTAAGATAATATGAAACATTATTTTAAGCAAAAGACTGAGAATTTTTTGCATTAGAATAGCTCCAACTGCAACCATGGAATTTTGATCCTAAAACAGACAAATTGTTCTTGGGCATGCAACAAcgggaaaataataataataataccaaTAATAATAGTACAGGGAGCAGGAGGTCAAAATCATGCAGAGGGAgacctgtttttttttttttttccccaaggCCCAACTAAGACCCTTACACCTTACTTTACATTGACGAAAACATCAATAACGATCAAAATTCCAAGGACTCAAGGGAATGGATGCAATTGTTGTCAATTGAAACTTAATATTTTTCAATGGATATGCCCTTCTCATTTTTTATGAATGTGACAGAATTGGCTCAAATTTAGAACTATCAGTAAAGTTCACCTTTAAGTTTTAAATAAACAAAGTAGTTAAGTGTGAGAATTCTGAATGACAAGATAAATTATTCACAGATCATGAAGCAAAAAACCTTTGTTAAGCTAGTTTTATATCATTAAAGTTGAACTTTAACAGCTCTAAATAAAGAAGATAGATACTTCAGATAAGTTCAAGACTAATGTCTCTTTGACCCTCTATTCTAAATCCTGGACAGTTTAAACCCACTTCTATAAACACTTTGAAATCGTTTTAATCACAGGTGGTCTTAAGCTTTCAGTTACCAGAGAATcaaaaacttataaaaaatcaaattcttaCAACTGTCAATGTACTTGACTTCAAAACTAACTGATTTTGCTCTAACACAACATTCTCAACTATTAGAGTAATGCAGAATCAGACCAATAGTTAATCATAAGATAATGTAACTGTAGAATTAACAAGTTAACgcagaaagaaaaacaatattcaatCCAATACCTGACCTTTGCAACTTGGATATTGACTGAATCAGGAATCTCCCTCTGAAGCAGAACGATCCCAGCATTTCTTATAACCTCCAAATCACTGTCAGACAACGCGTCAGGCCAACAATTCATATTAGCACCACCAACAATGATGATAGAATTCTGCCCACCAGACTGCAGCATCACCACCGCGTGCCCCGTCGGCGCTGCCGCCACGGTAGTTAAATGATCAAGCCGGACGCCACCGTCCTCAAGCGCCGCCGTGATCAACTTCCCATGAGCATCCTTACCAACCTGCCCCACAAAGTAAGTTGGGTACTCGAGCTTGCCACCGCAGCAGGCCTGATTGGCCCCCTTGCCGCCGGCCAGAGTCTGGCCACTCCTGGCGGAGATAGTCTCTCCCTCCTCCGGCAGCCGGTCGATTTCCACGTAGATGTCAGCATTGGCCGAGCCGACGACGACCAACGGCGGTGGCCCGGCGGGGGTCACTGGGGTTGGGGATTTGGATGAATCGATGGAGAAACGCGGAACTGGGGGTCTAGAAATTGTTGGGTTTTGCGGATTTGTGAATTGAAGACGTGGGGAAGGGATTTTGGTGGACTTCATTGGTAGTCTGAGGAAGTTTTCCGGCAATGGAGAACGTGAAATTGCCTTCATGATTTCGTCGGAGAAGAAGGAGTGAAGTTGAAATTGAGAAGAGATCAAATTTGACGCCCTTTTCCCTTAGTCGCTCAAATCTCCGGTTCCGATGCTACAGCTCAGTTTTGGCGTTTGTTCAtcgttttttctctctttttttcttcgaGACACATGGTTTCTTATTGTTATTTCTTGGTTCAATAGCTTTGTATCACACTCCCAACCTGAgttccattttaattttttaagtttgttcTAAAGTAAATTTTGAGGCTTTTTGCCCTCAAATTTATggacaaaaagaaaattgtgtGTTTGTGTAAACAAATCTATtgaaaccaaatttgtaattgtttggaaaaaaaaaaatagaaagagcaaaaaaaaaaatacatttattcaAAACGAGCATAACTCAACTAGCAATACATATGCATTGcaaataatatatctatggttaAAATCCTCTACCTCTATTATACTAGaaaattttttctcaaaattcatcaaatacaaaaaaacaaagaatCTTTTAACTAATCACAACAAATAGACTAGTTCGAAAACCAAtggatatatttttaaataaagtattaacaattttcgtctaaatattttaataataagtgTACTTCTAAACTTTGAAAGGTActaataaaatttttgaaattttaaaatatggttATGAACTTTCttgtttttaagtttaaggATATTATTAGATTGATTTTGATCACGATTATTTAGGCATTTTGTAAACATAATCTAATTTTTTATCACTATCGTTTAGGGTCAAACGGTAACGGTAATGGTAACAGTTTGTGATAGATTCATAATTCTCATAGTGTAATAATAACCGTATCTATAATGGTAACGGTATCGGTTATTGGGTCGCATGTAATTTCCAAACGAAATCGGATCGATCATCCTTCGCTCCTCAATCAGGTTGGGTTTGTTTATTATCGATTTGGTTGTGGGCCCCACATTCATTACGattataaaatattgataaacaacaacaaacataattaaataGAACTCACTTATATATTACCATTCATGGATTATGTTTCCTAAAATAAATATGGtctttttaactttaaaaattccTTTTTTGAGTTtctaaattataggttatatattttaGAACATTTCTATAAAGTAGcagacaaaaaagaaaaaaaaatactcaccTAGGCTGAATAGCATTTATAagctaaaatttcaaaacttaaaataaaataattatcatgcaaattaattcattttaatatgaataaacaACAAATTGAGTTATGACTATTCCATAAGTTTAAACTAAGTCATGTTGACCTCATTGTAAATATAATCTATCAAtactaatttaaaaatttgaccCCATTTGATTACATTTGTTTAAGAATTCTTTTAATATTATAGAAGTACCATACCCCTTATTGAtactataaatttatttttataaatatttatggaCCTCATATTAATGTCAGTTGATCTCACTGTATTTAAAATATGTTGACATGACACATAACAAGTTAAGGTAATATGAAAAAATGTCTATACTAGCATACTATAGAAAATTTTCCCACGTTTGTTGTTGTTTACCATTCCATTGTcctataattataattattacgTGTGGGAAtaccttttcttttttactaaCTCTTCATCATTTGCCCTTTTACTTGTTCTTTGAAAAGTAAATAACCGATAATATTTTAGATTCTTTTTGCATGGAGGCTTATCATAATGTTTTACATTAGCAAAGGTAGCCTAACATTACAaacaatatatatgtatataaatattaaaataaaaaacgataATTCCCACCAAGgggatttgaatttgaaaaaatggaaaagggAAATCGTTTTGGTTACGTAATTCAATTATTCCAAAAAATAACTAACTCCCGGATAAGTACAGGTGTAGGTTTTGAACACTGGGGTCAGCATAGAATTTTGAAAACCAAATAGATGAAGTGTTAAATTTAAGAGTTGGGCAAAAGATGGTGAAGCAACCCAACACACAAGACTCTCAAAATTAGGCAGTCAACATGCAGCTCACCAGAAATTAACTCCTTTTGTGCAATGTTAAAATGTGTTCAATGAAGCCATCTCATTAAAATTATTTGATGCAAGTTCAAAATTTGTCGGTTCATATTAATCATCTTTAATTTTTCCTCTCATACATCTTACGATAAAAAATTTTGTTATCCCATCCCGTTGTAGTAGTGTAGTGTAGCTTCAAATAATATCTCCAATTTTCgttacattttcattttttttcaaaaaaaaaaaagaacgaaCGAGCGAACGAACGAACTCATCTTAGCCTAAAAATGAGAATGGAATTATGGAAATGGAGACCATGGTCAGGTCAAATCTTGTTGTTCAAAAGCTGCCTAGATTATGAATGGAAATATCTATGGTTTTCCTCTTCTTGCCTTCCCATATATAACTTCTCACAATATTCATAAGTTTGGTGGGTTAGCTCATCTTCTCATAGGCATTCTTGGAGccaaactctctctctctctctctctctctctctctttctacaccttaatctctctctctcattgtCTTCCTGTCTATCTTCTTCATGGGCTTGCCAATGAAGAGGACTATTTCAGTTGATCAGAGAAGCCATTACAGAATAGAAGCCAGAAATCTTTGTTACAAAATAAGTGAGAGTTTTGATGGGTTGAATTGGCTGTGTGGTGGTGATAATTCAAAGAGAGGTCCCAAGTTCATTTTGAAGAATGTAAATTGTGAGGCTCGAGCTGGGGAGATTACAGCCATTGCTGGTCCTAGTGGGGCTGGCAAAACAACATTGCTAGAGATTCTTGGAggaaacatacctttgaagaagaTTTCAGGCCAAGTGCTTGTTAATGATCAACATATGCTTGAGAAAATGTTCCCAAGAATCTCGGGATACGTCACGCAGGACGATGCTCTTTTCCCTTTCCTCACAGTTGAAGAAACACTCATGTACAGTGCTCTACTGAGGCTTGCTGGTGGAAGAAAAGAGGCTGAATCTAGAGTGAAGAAGCTGATGAAAGACCTTGGGTTGGAACACGTAGCACCATCAAGGGTTGGAGGAGGATCAAACAGAGGCATTTCGGGAGGTGAAAGACGGCGAGTTTCGATTGGAGTTGAATTGGTTCATGACCCAGCTGTGATTTTGATTGATGAACCCACATCAGGGTTGGATTCAGTCTCAGCACTTCATGTTATGTCAGTGCTTAGAAGAATGGTTATTAGCCAAGGTAAGACTGTTCTTTTAACCATCCATCAACCCGGTTTTCGAATCCTGGAACTTTTTGATCGTCTAATACTGCTTTCTAGTGGAGTTGTGATGCATAATGGATCACTGGATCATCTTGAGGAGAGGCTTAAGCTTGCTAATCATCAGATCCCTCACCATGTCAATGTGCTTGAATTTGCCATTGATGTTGTGGACAGCTTGGCTATGCATACTTCAGAAACTTTCAATAGACTCCATTACCTACAAAACAGGGTTGAGAATCAGACAATGAGAGTTCTACGCCTCAACAAGACAGACGAAGAACCTGTTTCTTACCAAAATTCTAGATCCAAGGAAATTGTAATACTAGGACAAAGATTTTTCAAAAACACATTTAGGACCAAACAACTCTTCGCTACAAGAGTCATTCAAGCCATGGTGGCTGGATTGGTACTTGGGACCATATTCTTCAAAACTGGGAATAATAATGGCAAAACTGCATTGCAAACCCGGCTCGGGTTTTTCGCCTTTAGTCTCACTTTCTTGCTATCTTCAACTACAGAGGGTCTTCCAATCTTCTTGAGAGAAAGAATGATCCTAATGAGAGAGACATCAAGAGGTGCTTACAGAGTATCTTCCTATGTTCTAGCAAACACCCTCATCTTTCTCCCTTTCCTTATGATGGTCTCTCTCCTCTTTGCAGCCAGTGTTTACTGGTTGGTTGGCTTTAAAAATGAAGTTTTCGGGTTCCTTTACTTCTCTCTAGTCGTTTGGATGGTCGTTCTGATGTCCAATTCTTTTGTAGCATGTTTCAGTGCTCTTGTCCCAAATTTCATTACAGGAAACTCAGTAATAGCAGGGCTAATGGggtctttctttctcttttctggTTACTTTATCTCAAAGAAGAACATCCCCAACTACTGGATTTTTGTGCACTATTTGAGTCTTTTCAAGTACCCATTTGAGTGTTTCTTGATAAATGAGTATGGAGGAGAACAAGGGAAGGGAAGATGCATAGAATCCAAACAAGGAGTATGTACAACATATGGAGAAATGTTCTTAAGACAACAAGGTCTAAAACAGTCACAAAAATGGAGCAATTTGGCAGTAATGTTGGGATTCATTGTTGGGTACAGAATCCTCTCTTTTGTGATCTTGTGGTACAGATGTAACAGAACCAGGAGCTAGATTTTTTAGCCTATATGGGTagatatttgtttttgtttgtagttttctttcttcttgacttcattcaaatttatttatattttctttgttCAGATTTGTTGAAAATTTTAGAATGTTGCATCTTTATAAAGAAGTAATGACATCATAAAGCATATTCCATGTTGATCCTCCATATCTTAATAGTGAGGAAGTTCTTGGTTCATCTTTTAAGAGATCATTTAATTCGAAAAAGACATATAGGTtctgttttctttctttcttttttttttttttttttttttttttttttttttttttttttttttttttataaaaagatggttttggttttggtttttggaaTTTCTATTTgagtttctctttttctttgtttaaaaaGAGGGAAGGGAAGAGAGATATCAAACAATCAAAATGCACAACACATTAAGCAGCTCCATATCTTTTACATGCAAATATGTCAACATTTGTTCATGacaaaagtataaaaaatacaaagaattGTTCAATATACACCTTGAGAACACAACACGTCATGTGATTTTCACTGAAAATTCATCACTAAAAACTCCTACAAGACAACACAGTTAGTTACTGACACATGAAGGTGGAAAAAGTGTCATAGTAGATTTCAAGTATGTATTCATGatagaacaaaaaaaataaatatatacctCCCTTTAATTAGAAGGCTTGCTAACCAACAAATAATTTCTAACTCAGTTACTACGAT
This window contains:
- the LOC120070789 gene encoding ribokinase, which translates into the protein MKAISRSPLPENFLRLPMKSTKIPSPRLQFTNPQNPTISRPPVPRFSIDSSKSPTPVTPAGPPPLVVVGSANADIYVEIDRLPEEGETISARSGQTLAGGKGANQACCGGKLEYPTYFVGQVGKDAHGKLITAALEDGGVRLDHLTTVAAAPTGHAVVMLQSGGQNSIIIVGGANMNCWPDALSDSDLEVIRNAGIVLLQREIPDSVNIQVAKAARSAGVPVILDAGGVDAPIPQELLDHVDIFSPNESELSRLTGCPTESFEQIGQAVEKCYKMGVKQVLVKLGAKGSAFFKQGEKPIRQPIISAAKVLDTTGAGDTFTASFAVALVEGKSKEECLKFAAAAASLCVQVKGAIPSMPDRESVLNLLESV
- the LOC120074239 gene encoding ABC transporter G family member 10, with the translated sequence MGLPMKRTISVDQRSHYRIEARNLCYKISESFDGLNWLCGGDNSKRGPKFILKNVNCEARAGEITAIAGPSGAGKTTLLEILGGNIPLKKISGQVLVNDQHMLEKMFPRISGYVTQDDALFPFLTVEETLMYSALLRLAGGRKEAESRVKKLMKDLGLEHVAPSRVGGGSNRGISGGERRRVSIGVELVHDPAVILIDEPTSGLDSVSALHVMSVLRRMVISQGKTVLLTIHQPGFRILELFDRLILLSSGVVMHNGSLDHLEERLKLANHQIPHHVNVLEFAIDVVDSLAMHTSETFNRLHYLQNRVENQTMRVLRLNKTDEEPVSYQNSRSKEIVILGQRFFKNTFRTKQLFATRVIQAMVAGLVLGTIFFKTGNNNGKTALQTRLGFFAFSLTFLLSSTTEGLPIFLRERMILMRETSRGAYRVSSYVLANTLIFLPFLMMVSLLFAASVYWLVGFKNEVFGFLYFSLVVWMVVLMSNSFVACFSALVPNFITGNSVIAGLMGSFFLFSGYFISKKNIPNYWIFVHYLSLFKYPFECFLINEYGGEQGKGRCIESKQGVCTTYGEMFLRQQGLKQSQKWSNLAVMLGFIVGYRILSFVILWYRCNRTRS